From the Phycisphaeraceae bacterium genome, one window contains:
- a CDS encoding LacI family DNA-binding transcriptional regulator — MSSVREIAKQVGVSAATVSRALRGHPGISSVTRRRIVSAANRAGYSRARSDVTETMMIGFASTSPTPALSLYDCMLLNGVRRGLAGGGFEVQLVDLHRDKPAGETYTEFFERRRLRGVVVQSDTEHRAICHAIHAEGFPCVVLAEEFDEPEISFVCCDARGEIAQMVDHLVQLGHTRIGLAVPEHQDHDHANRVVGYREALREHDLELDASLVVRISPSREGGGHAINELMSRRQPPTAIFVTDPYPAIGALCRTLEVGLAVPGQLSLVGFDDGQMRRQVYPLLTAICQPTEQIGFLASQWMVKRVAGAVDEPLRRVLPATFEVNQTTAVPPEKVVRIQPDGSPFRVS, encoded by the coding sequence ATGTCATCGGTTCGCGAGATAGCCAAGCAGGTTGGGGTTTCGGCGGCGACGGTTTCCAGGGCCTTGCGTGGTCATCCGGGGATCAGCAGTGTGACGCGGCGGCGGATTGTGAGTGCTGCGAATCGGGCGGGGTACTCGCGGGCTCGCTCGGATGTGACCGAGACGATGATGATTGGATTTGCCAGCACGTCGCCGACGCCTGCGTTGTCGCTCTATGACTGCATGTTGCTTAATGGTGTGCGGCGTGGTTTGGCGGGTGGTGGCTTCGAGGTTCAGTTGGTGGATCTGCATCGTGACAAGCCTGCGGGGGAGACGTATACGGAGTTTTTTGAGCGTCGCCGGTTGCGTGGTGTGGTGGTTCAGTCGGACACGGAGCATCGCGCCATCTGCCATGCGATCCATGCGGAGGGGTTTCCCTGTGTTGTGCTGGCGGAGGAGTTTGACGAGCCGGAGATCAGCTTTGTCTGCTGTGATGCGCGGGGTGAGATTGCTCAGATGGTGGATCATCTGGTTCAGCTTGGTCACACGCGGATCGGGCTGGCGGTTCCGGAGCATCAGGATCATGATCACGCGAACCGCGTGGTGGGCTATCGGGAGGCGCTGCGGGAGCACGATCTAGAGTTGGATGCTTCGTTGGTGGTGCGGATCTCGCCGAGTCGTGAGGGTGGGGGTCATGCGATCAATGAGCTGATGAGCAGGCGGCAGCCGCCTACGGCGATTTTTGTGACGGATCCTTATCCGGCGATTGGCGCGTTGTGTCGGACGCTGGAGGTGGGCCTTGCGGTTCCGGGTCAGTTATCGCTGGTGGGTTTTGATGATGGTCAGATGCGTCGCCAGGTTTATCCGTTGTTGACAGCGATCTGTCAGCCGACGGAACAGATTGGTTTTCTGGCGTCGCAGTGGATGGTTAAGCGTGTTGCCGGTGCGGTGGATGAGCCGCTTCGCCGGGTGTTACCGGCGACGTTTGAGGTGAATCAGACGACGGCGGTTCCGCCTGAGAAGGTGGTGAGGATTCAGCCGGATGGTAGTCCGTTTCGTGTTTCATAG
- a CDS encoding PEP-CTERM sorting domain-containing protein, with protein MMQFHTHGLTCAMVGLAMTGAAGAETLLFDFGNTGRQTSPGWNNVVPATTTLFATFDSNNNLTPVGFEITDTFFQTGEPSQLGTESPSGDAAGYPVDATDDYFFGHVTAFAGADPNPYGEVKLFNLDPNSTYNFTFFGSRMGVSDIRDASYTVTGTNSLNGVLNASNNESEVLRLNGIAPDGNNEIFIGVAPGPNNSNGVGFYYINLVQVDRVIPEPASVGLLGLGGLALLRRRVA; from the coding sequence ATGATGCAGTTTCACACTCATGGACTCACTTGTGCGATGGTTGGCTTGGCGATGACCGGTGCGGCGGGGGCGGAGACCTTGTTGTTCGACTTTGGCAACACGGGTAGGCAGACCAGCCCTGGCTGGAACAATGTGGTTCCGGCGACGACCACCCTTTTTGCGACGTTCGACAGTAACAACAACCTGACACCGGTTGGATTTGAGATTACCGACACGTTCTTCCAGACGGGCGAGCCGTCGCAGCTGGGTACTGAATCGCCTTCGGGTGATGCTGCTGGTTATCCGGTTGATGCTACGGATGACTATTTCTTTGGCCACGTCACCGCGTTCGCTGGTGCGGACCCCAATCCTTATGGTGAGGTCAAACTGTTTAACCTCGATCCGAACTCAACCTACAACTTCACGTTCTTCGGTTCGCGAATGGGCGTTAGCGATATCCGCGATGCTTCGTACACGGTGACTGGTACGAACAGTCTTAATGGCGTCCTGAATGCTTCGAATAATGAGTCTGAGGTGCTGAGGCTTAACGGGATTGCTCCTGACGGGAACAATGAGATCTTCATTGGCGTTGCACCGGGGCCCAACAACAGCAACGGCGTTGGGTTTTATTACATCAATCTGGTTCAGGTTGATCGAGTGATTCCCGAGCCGGCTTCGGTTGGTTTGCTTGGTCTCGGTGGGCTGGCGCTGCTTCGTCGGCGTGTCGCCTGA
- the egtD gene encoding L-histidine N(alpha)-methyltransferase, which produces MTTETLLELIDLHPRVADLKADCLAGLRSTPKTLPSMFLYDKKGSELFDTITTLPEYYPTRTEMSILQEQSDSIAESVGSGALVIEIGSGSSTKTETLLSALDEPAGYIPVDISKQHLLEAAQRISDDYPDLPVQPVCADYMTKWELPEWEREVCQRVAFFPGSTIGNMYPHEARALLNNIARLLGPGGQLLIGIDLRKDPAIIVPAYDDAQGVTKAFTLNLLKRLNREAHANFDPDAFDFTVLWNDEESRIEIGVTSRHDQTLTFAGELITLAKGEMIRTECSYKYTPQHFARLANSWRPKAAWSDPQSLYSFQDLEVSPT; this is translated from the coding sequence ATGACCACCGAGACGCTCCTCGAACTGATCGATCTACATCCCAGGGTCGCCGACCTCAAAGCAGACTGCCTCGCAGGCCTGCGATCCACCCCCAAAACTCTCCCCAGCATGTTCCTGTACGACAAAAAAGGCTCTGAGCTTTTTGACACCATCACCACGCTTCCCGAGTACTACCCCACAAGAACCGAGATGAGCATCCTGCAGGAACAGTCCGATTCCATCGCAGAATCCGTCGGGTCGGGTGCTTTGGTGATCGAGATCGGCTCAGGCTCCAGCACAAAGACCGAGACCTTACTCAGTGCACTCGACGAGCCCGCTGGCTACATCCCCGTCGATATCTCCAAACAACACCTGCTCGAAGCCGCCCAACGAATCTCCGACGACTACCCCGACCTGCCCGTCCAACCCGTCTGCGCCGACTACATGACGAAATGGGAACTACCCGAGTGGGAACGCGAAGTCTGCCAGCGCGTCGCCTTCTTCCCAGGCTCCACCATCGGCAACATGTACCCCCACGAGGCCCGAGCCCTCCTAAACAACATCGCCCGCCTCCTCGGCCCGGGCGGGCAACTCCTCATCGGCATCGACCTCCGCAAAGACCCCGCGATCATCGTCCCCGCCTATGACGACGCCCAAGGCGTCACCAAAGCCTTCACTCTCAACCTCCTCAAACGCCTCAACCGAGAGGCCCACGCCAACTTCGACCCCGACGCCTTCGACTTCACCGTCCTCTGGAACGACGAAGAGAGCCGCATCGAAATAGGCGTCACCAGCCGCCACGACCAGACCCTTACCTTCGCTGGCGAACTCATCACCCTCGCCAAAGGCGAGATGATCCGCACCGAGTGCTCCTACAAATACACCCCCCAACACTTCGCCCGGCTTGCGAATTCCTGGCGACCCAAAGCCGCCTGGTCCGACCCACAATCCCTCTACAGCTTCCAAGACCTGGAAGTCAGCCCAACCTGA
- the egtB gene encoding ergothioneine biosynthesis protein EgtB, with amino-acid sequence MDSTKQLSSPHTGTVSDRAGILAHYVDSRAASENLCKGLEPEDLVIQSMSDVSPLKWHLAHTTWFYEQFVLEPRTPNYRWYHEQYPFLFNSYYQTVGPMHCRAERGLLSRPTVQEVYAYRKAIDQRITELLDSIRDEDLPSLAGIMELVRHHEQQHQELILTDIKHIFSSNPLMPAYRPEQPPTHQTARDQAWVPITGGRHSIGHANQDFCFDNEQPRHEVLIQPFELADRLVTNAEFQDFIDDGGYQRHDLWLSMGWDAINKHNWTSPLYWFRLSNRWMEYTLNGPRPLRDHEPVSHISFFEADAYARWAGHRLPTEAEWETAAQHSKVNGNLAEQRHHHPLPADAAPGLRQMFGDTWEWTASPYTAYPGYKPHPGAIGEYNGKFMCNQYVLRGGSCATPASHIRHSYRNFFYPDTRWQFTGLRLARDTIL; translated from the coding sequence GTGGACTCAACCAAACAGCTTTCCTCACCGCACACCGGCACGGTCTCAGATCGTGCTGGCATTCTCGCGCATTATGTGGATTCGAGAGCCGCGAGCGAAAACCTCTGCAAGGGACTCGAACCCGAAGACCTGGTCATCCAGTCGATGTCCGATGTCAGCCCCCTGAAATGGCACCTCGCACACACGACATGGTTCTACGAGCAGTTTGTCCTCGAACCACGCACCCCCAACTACCGCTGGTACCACGAACAGTATCCTTTCCTGTTTAACTCCTACTACCAAACCGTTGGGCCGATGCACTGCCGAGCCGAACGTGGATTGCTCTCACGCCCCACCGTCCAGGAGGTCTACGCCTACCGCAAGGCGATTGATCAGCGCATCACCGAACTGCTGGACTCAATCCGAGACGAGGACCTACCAAGTCTCGCGGGCATCATGGAACTCGTCCGCCACCACGAACAGCAGCACCAAGAGTTGATCCTCACCGACATCAAACACATCTTCTCCAGCAACCCCCTGATGCCTGCCTATCGCCCAGAGCAACCACCAACTCATCAAACTGCCCGAGATCAGGCATGGGTGCCCATCACGGGTGGGCGACACTCGATCGGACACGCCAACCAGGACTTCTGCTTCGACAACGAGCAACCACGGCACGAGGTGCTCATCCAGCCCTTCGAGCTCGCCGACCGCCTCGTAACCAACGCCGAGTTCCAAGACTTCATCGATGATGGGGGATACCAGCGGCACGACCTCTGGCTCTCGATGGGCTGGGACGCCATCAACAAACACAACTGGACATCACCCCTCTACTGGTTCCGCCTGAGCAATCGCTGGATGGAGTACACCCTCAACGGGCCCAGGCCACTCCGCGATCACGAACCCGTCTCCCACATCAGCTTCTTCGAGGCCGATGCCTACGCCCGATGGGCTGGCCATCGACTCCCCACCGAAGCCGAATGGGAAACCGCCGCACAACACAGCAAGGTCAACGGTAACCTCGCCGAGCAGCGCCACCACCACCCCCTCCCCGCCGACGCCGCACCAGGCCTCCGCCAGATGTTTGGCGATACATGGGAATGGACCGCCAGCCCGTACACCGCCTACCCCGGCTACAAGCCCCACCCAGGAGCCATCGGCGAATACAACGGCAAGTTCATGTGCAATCAGTACGTCCTCCGAGGCGGGTCCTGTGCCACTCCCGCCAGTCACATCCGCCATAGTTATCGCAACTTCTTCTATCCCGATACGCGCTGGCAGTTCACCGGCTTACGACTTGCCCGCGACACAATCCTCTAA
- a CDS encoding DUF2721 domain-containing protein, which yields MIDTSVMSAMLTPAIMISACGLLCLAQFARYTTLIGRARGFNHERYNLMRQLRQLDEHHAETAMIKGRVEALSYQAQRVIVHARLIRDALVLLVSCIMLMIITSLLIAGSLLLPACSPAAFISFIMGLLCILAGMSLVLWEMLISLSLICYETSHVETFGAIDQLRSGSPM from the coding sequence ATGATCGACACGTCAGTCATGTCAGCGATGCTGACCCCCGCGATCATGATCTCGGCCTGCGGCCTGCTCTGCCTCGCCCAGTTCGCTCGCTATACCACACTCATAGGCCGCGCCCGAGGCTTCAACCACGAACGCTACAACCTCATGCGCCAGCTCCGACAGCTTGACGAACACCACGCCGAGACGGCAATGATCAAAGGCCGCGTTGAAGCACTCAGCTATCAGGCCCAACGCGTCATTGTTCACGCCCGACTGATCCGCGATGCTCTGGTCCTTCTGGTCAGTTGCATCATGTTGATGATCATCACCTCATTGCTCATCGCCGGATCGCTTCTGCTGCCCGCCTGCTCTCCCGCAGCATTTATAAGCTTCATCATGGGTCTGCTTTGCATCCTTGCCGGAATGAGCCTGGTCCTCTGGGAAATGCTGATCTCGCTCTCTCTTATCTGCTACGAAACCAGCCATGTCGAGACCTTCGGGGCGATCGATCAGCTCCGCAGCGGGTCGCCGATGTGA
- a CDS encoding HAD family phosphatase encodes MIKGVVFDFDGVLADSEAAHCRAMLAAVVGSGIHFDMDHYRKRYIGFDDRDAFRAILGDFGFDSEAGDYSHLRGLMTAKQEAFDKIVQEGIPLVPGAFELAQALKDEGTPIAIASGATRADIRGVLEAHGYDDLFELIVTADDVTCSKPDPETYRLAAERLAALHVDHRLTQETLLAIEDTPAGLRSARGAGLRTLGLTTNQPAEDLTDAEVIRPHLKGLSPALLRAEFAGVVS; translated from the coding sequence ATGATTAAAGGCGTTGTGTTTGACTTTGATGGCGTGCTCGCCGACTCCGAAGCGGCCCACTGCAGGGCGATGCTGGCGGCGGTTGTGGGCTCGGGCATCCACTTTGACATGGATCACTACAGGAAGCGATACATCGGGTTCGATGACCGCGATGCTTTTCGGGCGATACTCGGTGATTTTGGATTCGACAGCGAGGCGGGGGATTACTCACACCTCCGTGGCCTGATGACCGCGAAGCAAGAGGCTTTTGACAAGATCGTCCAGGAAGGCATCCCGCTGGTTCCGGGAGCGTTCGAGCTTGCGCAGGCCCTTAAGGACGAAGGCACGCCGATCGCGATTGCCAGCGGGGCGACGCGAGCTGACATCCGTGGCGTGCTTGAGGCGCATGGTTATGACGACCTGTTTGAGTTGATCGTGACGGCGGATGATGTGACCTGCTCGAAGCCAGACCCGGAGACCTACCGTTTGGCGGCTGAGCGCCTGGCTGCCCTTCATGTCGATCATCGGCTCACGCAAGAAACTTTGTTGGCGATCGAAGACACGCCTGCTGGCCTTCGGTCGGCCCGCGGGGCTGGTCTTCGTACGCTTGGCCTGACCACCAACCAGCCGGCGGAAGACCTGACGGACGCCGAGGTGATTCGCCCGCATCTCAAGGGGTTGAGCCCAGCATTGCTACGGGCGGAGTTTGCAGGGGTTGTCTCTTGA
- the glmM gene encoding phosphoglucosamine mutase, which produces MKRAPLMLGVSGLRGIVGQSLTEEVAWRYGRAIGRTLLEWGASRRLLIGRDSRPSGPQLATGLARGLADEGIEVLDLEIASTPAVGLAAKRQNSYAIVLTASHNPTPWNGVKLIRSDGSAPTAGQASQVVEAFKALSDEKPSGDSGHSVLKQAGIDAASDHASAVAGLLNEQMIQSRRFTVVVDSVCGAGGPEVRQLLGRLGVKLIHLHSEPTGRFPHEPEPLEQNLTELADAVRETGADAGFAQDPDADRLAIVDNAGRYIGEECTLALCARHRLREGDLAVANLSTSRMIDDLAARVGARVLRSAVGEANVAEVMRENNATIGGEGNGGVIDPRLSHIRDSLGSMGLILELMATTGKTLAELRDALPLYTMQKEKVPRPDEPFEAMVEKLLETFAGSRVDQTDGVRFDLDGGWIHVRPSNTEPILRFIAEAPSREAASALTARARQALRC; this is translated from the coding sequence TTGAAGCGAGCCCCACTCATGCTTGGTGTCAGCGGACTGCGTGGGATCGTCGGCCAATCTCTGACTGAGGAGGTGGCTTGGCGTTACGGACGAGCTATTGGTCGCACGCTGCTTGAGTGGGGCGCTTCGCGTCGTCTGCTGATCGGGCGTGATTCGCGTCCCTCGGGTCCTCAGCTTGCCACTGGTTTAGCGCGAGGCTTGGCGGATGAGGGGATCGAAGTACTTGATCTTGAGATCGCCTCGACGCCTGCTGTCGGGCTTGCTGCCAAAAGGCAGAACTCGTATGCGATCGTCCTGACAGCGAGTCACAACCCAACACCTTGGAACGGCGTAAAGTTGATTAGGTCAGATGGTTCGGCACCCACCGCCGGGCAGGCAAGCCAGGTTGTTGAAGCGTTCAAGGCGCTATCGGACGAGAAGCCAAGTGGGGACAGCGGCCATAGCGTCCTCAAACAAGCGGGCATTGACGCGGCGTCAGACCACGCTAGTGCAGTGGCTGGACTTCTGAATGAACAGATGATTCAGTCACGGCGTTTTACGGTTGTTGTAGATAGCGTCTGTGGTGCCGGGGGTCCTGAGGTTCGTCAGCTTCTCGGGCGGCTTGGGGTCAAACTAATTCATCTCCACAGCGAACCGACGGGGCGTTTCCCGCATGAGCCCGAGCCGCTGGAGCAGAATCTAACGGAGCTGGCCGATGCTGTGCGAGAGACTGGGGCCGATGCGGGCTTTGCTCAGGACCCTGATGCAGATCGACTGGCCATTGTCGATAACGCCGGTCGATACATCGGCGAAGAGTGCACGCTCGCACTCTGTGCTCGCCACCGCTTGCGAGAGGGTGATCTCGCGGTCGCCAACTTGTCAACCAGTCGAATGATTGACGATCTGGCGGCGAGGGTTGGGGCGCGAGTCTTACGGAGTGCCGTTGGCGAGGCCAACGTGGCCGAGGTGATGCGTGAGAACAATGCCACGATCGGTGGAGAGGGAAATGGCGGTGTCATCGACCCTCGATTGAGCCATATCCGCGACAGTCTCGGATCGATGGGGCTGATCCTTGAGCTGATGGCAACGACCGGTAAAACTCTCGCCGAGCTTCGTGATGCGTTACCGCTCTACACGATGCAGAAAGAGAAAGTGCCACGGCCGGACGAGCCCTTTGAGGCCATGGTTGAGAAACTGCTGGAGACCTTTGCTGGTTCGCGTGTTGATCAAACGGATGGTGTGCGTTTCGACCTCGATGGTGGCTGGATTCACGTCCGCCCAAGCAACACCGAACCGATCTTACGTTTTATCGCTGAGGCACCGTCTCGTGAGGCCGCCTCGGCGTTGACGGCGAGGGCCCGTCAGGCACTTCGCTGCTGA